Proteins encoded in a region of the Zea mays cultivar B73 chromosome 4, Zm-B73-REFERENCE-NAM-5.0, whole genome shotgun sequence genome:
- the LOC100272745 gene encoding acyl-[acyl-carrier-protein] desaturase, with the protein MAVAAFPSCGAFAPPCLVSTRRAFSSVVAMASAAPVRAPSRKPFAPPREVHRPVAHSLPPQKREIFESLESWAADNILVLLKPVERSWQPQDYLPDAASESFDDEVRELRERAREIPDDYFVCFVGDMVTEEALPTYQTMLNTLDGGVRDETGASSTSWAVWTRAWAAEENRHGDLMNKYLFLTGRVDMRQIEKTVQYLIASGMDPKTETNPYMGFVYTSFQERATFISHGNTARHARRYGDTKLAQICGTIAADEKRHESAYERIVEKLFEVDPDYTVRAFADTMRKKVAMPAHLMYDGQDDGLFARFSAVAQRIGVYTARDYVDILEFLVRRWGVQELTGLSGEGRRAQEFVCELGPRFRRLEERAHDNKAKDPEFAPFSWIHGRQVQL; encoded by the exons ATGGCGGTGGCGGCGTTCCCTTCCTGCGGCGCCTTCGCCCCTCCTTGCCTAGTGAGTACAAGGAGAGCCTTCTCCTCGGTGGTGGCCATGGCTTCCGCAGCCCC GGTGAGAGCTCCCAGCAGGAAGCCCTTCGCCCCTCCTCGCGAGGTACACCGCCCCGTGGCGCACTCGCTGCCCCCGCAGAAGCGGGAGATCTTCGAGTCGCTCGAGTCGTGGGCGGCGGACAACATCCTGGTGCTCCTCAAGCCCGTGGAGAGGTCCTGGCAGCCGCAGGACTACCTGCCGGACGCCGCCTCCGAGTCCTTCGACGACGAGGTCCGGGAGCTGCGAGAGCGCGCCCGGGAGATCCCCGACGACTACTTCGTCTGCTTCGTGGGCGACATGGTCACCGAGGAGGCGCTGCCGACGTACCAGACCATGCTCAACACCCTGGACGGCGGCGTCCGCGACGAGACCGGCGCCAGCTCGACCAGCTGGGCGGTGTGGACCAGGGCGTGGGCCGCCGAGGAGAACAGGCACGGCGACCTCATGAACAAATACCTCTTCCTGACGGGGAGGGTGGACATGAGGCAGATCGAGAAGACCGTCCAGTACCTCATCGCCTCAGGGATG GATCCCAAGACGGAGACGAACCCGTACATGGGCTTCGTCTACACGTCGTTCCAGGAGCGCGCCACCTTCATCTCCCACGGCAACACGGCGCGCCACGCCAGGCGGTACGGCGACACCAAGCTGGCGCAGATCTGCGGCAcaatcgccgccgacgagaagcgCCACGAGTCGGCGTACGAGCGGATCGTCGAGAAGCTGTTCGAGGTGGACCCGGACTACACGGTGCGCGCCTTCGCGGACACCATGAGGAAGAAGGTGGCCATGCCCGCCCACCTCATGTACGACGGCCAGGACGACGGGCtgttcgcgcgcttcagcgctgtCGCGCAGCGCATCGGTGTCTACACGGCCAGGGACTACGTCGACATCCTCGAGTTCCTGGTCCGCCGGTGGGGCGTCCAGGAACTCACGGGGCTGTCCGGGGAAGGCCGCCGCGCGCAGGAGTTCGTGTGCGAGCTGGGGCCCCGGTTCAGGAGGCTGGAGGAGAGGGCGCACGACAACAAGGCCAAGGATCCGGAGTTCGCGCCATTCAGCTGGATTCACGGGCGCCAGGTTCAGCTTTGA
- the LOC100274362 gene encoding uncharacterized protein LOC100274362, giving the protein MAGLSLLCGDCGAQLRSVEEAQAHAEATNHANFVESTEAVLNFVCSDCGKPCRSQTEVDLHTKRTGHTEFADKTAEAAKPIDLEAPLKPASEDVMDVDTSASASGEPQEMVVPEVNKEMLTDLEGMGFSTARATRVLHFSGNSTIEGAINWLSEHQEDIDIDEMPLVPANSKTEDNKPSLTPEEMKIKAQELRDRARKKKEEEERRMEREREKERIRIGKELLEAKRIEEQNERKRMIELRKLEKEEEKRAREKIRQKLEEDKAERRRKLGLPPEDPAAAKPSAPLPVEEKKSALPVRPATKAERMRDCLRNLKQQNKDDDAKVKRAFQTLLTYIGNVAKNPDEEKFRKIRLTNATFQERVGNLHVGIEFLELCGFEKLEGNEYLFLAREKVDKAILNTAGAELNSAITNPFFGVL; this is encoded by the exons ATGGCGGGGCTGTCGCTACTGTGCGGTGACTGCGGCGCGCAGCTGCGTAGTGTGGAGGAGGCGCAGGCGCACGCCGAGGCCACCAACCACGCCAACTTCGTCGAGTCCACCGAGGCCGTCCTCAACTTCGTCTGCTCCGACTGCGGCAAGCCATGCCGCTCCCAGACC GAGGTGGACCTGCACACCAAGCGCACGGGCCATACGGAGTTCGCGGACAAGACCGCGGAGGCAGCCAAACCCATCGATCTCGAGGCGCCGCTTAAGCCGGCCTCCGAGGATGTCATGGACGTAGACACGTCGGCTTCGGCGAGTGGGGAGCCACAAG AGATGGTTGTCCCGGAGGTGAACAAGGAGATGCTCACGGACCTTGAGGGCATGGGTTTCTCGACAGCGCGCGCCACCAGGGTGCTTCACTTCTCCG GTAATAGCACCATTGAAGGTGCTATTAACTGGCTTTCTGAGCACCAAGAGGACATAGATATTGATGAGATGCCTCTG GTACCAGCCAACTCAAAAACGGAGGATAACAAGCCCAGCCTGACTCCTGAGGAAATGAAGATTAAAGCACAGGAGCTAAG GGATCGTGCTCGTaaaaagaaagaggaagaagagagAAGAATGGAAAGAGAAAGGGAGAAG GAAAGAATACGAAttggaaaagaacttctggaAGCCAAAAGAATTGAGgagcaaaatgaaaggaaacg CATGATAGAACTGCGAAAACTTGAGAAAGAGGAGGAGAAAAGAGCTAGAGAAAAAATCCGCCAGAAGTTAGAAGAAGATAAG GCTGAAAGGAGAAGGAAACTAGGACTGCCACCAGAAGACCCAGCAGCTGCCAAACCAAGTGCACCGCTTCCTGTTGAAGAGAAGAAG AGTGCATTGCCTGTCCGGCCAGCTACAAAGGCTGAGAGGATGAGGGATTGCCTAAGAAATCTTAAGCAACAGAACAAG GATGATGATGCCAAAGTGAAGAGGGCATTTCAAACACTCCTTACTTACATTGGAAACGTTGCTAAAAATCCTGACGAGGAGAAATTTAGAAAGATCAGGCTAACCAATGCTACATTTCAG GAGAGGGTTGGAAATTTGCATGTGGGCATAGAGTTCCTGGAGCTCTGCGGATTTGAGAAACTTGAAGGGAACGAGTACTTGTTTTTGGCAAGGGAAAAAGTCGACAAGGCTATCCTGAACACAGCTGGAGCCGAGCTGAATTCTGCCATCACCAATCCTTTCTTTGGGGTCCTTTGA